From Paucidesulfovibrio gracilis DSM 16080, a single genomic window includes:
- a CDS encoding tetrathionate reductase family octaheme c-type cytochrome yields MRPATRILALTGILLAVAAFGVLAGLPAVNGFAAPDPTPDAAPTEKQRAPRHPAPEGWQAPDQAKAMQRAAEPREFVANVRTEDPKLRQLRFKDLELGVKDIKFPYILLHSPLVNTFEDMYGPVRFMHSKHAASLDGNCALCHHVSPEGADASQDRLSETVACRACHRESFDPDHPERLGLKAAYHQQCMDCHERMNQGPEKCVGCHRNNVPDHKELVELPDNPTALQVTAECLRCHEKAGEDMIQSAHWLWKGPSPYTVDRQKKVMSGKATDTVNNFCVALPSNWPRCTSCHAGYGWEDETFDFTDMTRVDCLVCHDTTDSYVKAPPKAGMPAPEVDLKYVAQRVGQTNRNTCGNCHFQGGGGDAVKHADMCAVLRYPSRNCDVHMGGYDFTCTQCHEAVNHKIKGRSTSLPVAEGSRTCEDCHSDKPHYGDDMLDYHLNKHCDTVACNTCHSPAYSKCTATKTWWDWSLAGDKDRTPVKDKYGMPDYFWKKGEFEWKESKKPVYAWYNGYMERLLLGDAINPDAVGIRPGDPMPDKAAKKQMVVTDITAPVGSIKDPSSKIYPFKVMDGIQPADAKHRYLLVPHLFPVTPDDPTAYWKNRDWQKAFTEGMKAAGLPYSGEYMWVRTNMYWGIHHEVTPKEMALSCVQCHESLKGEQTCDRCHQDHRDVDFKKLAHRGTDFSFMLSQGRDVADLVDSTDYIDFKALGYKGDPILHGGRFTKLPLGRTTP; encoded by the coding sequence ATGAGACCCGCAACGCGTATTCTTGCCCTTACGGGAATCCTGCTGGCCGTGGCTGCATTCGGCGTGCTCGCGGGGCTGCCCGCGGTCAACGGGTTTGCGGCCCCCGATCCCACTCCGGACGCCGCGCCCACGGAAAAGCAGCGTGCCCCAAGGCATCCGGCACCCGAGGGCTGGCAGGCACCCGACCAGGCCAAAGCCATGCAACGGGCCGCGGAACCTCGGGAATTCGTGGCCAACGTACGCACCGAAGATCCCAAGCTGCGCCAACTGCGGTTCAAGGATCTGGAACTGGGCGTCAAAGACATCAAATTCCCGTACATCCTGCTGCACAGCCCGTTGGTGAACACCTTTGAGGACATGTACGGCCCGGTGCGGTTCATGCATTCCAAACACGCGGCCAGCCTGGACGGCAATTGCGCCCTGTGCCACCACGTCAGCCCCGAGGGAGCGGACGCAAGCCAGGACCGACTTTCCGAAACCGTGGCCTGCCGCGCCTGCCACCGGGAGTCCTTTGACCCCGATCACCCCGAACGGCTCGGCCTGAAGGCCGCATATCACCAGCAATGCATGGACTGCCACGAACGCATGAATCAGGGACCGGAAAAATGTGTGGGCTGCCATCGCAACAACGTGCCAGACCACAAGGAGCTGGTGGAATTGCCCGACAATCCCACGGCCCTGCAGGTCACCGCGGAATGCCTGCGCTGCCACGAAAAGGCCGGAGAGGACATGATCCAAAGCGCCCACTGGCTCTGGAAGGGTCCGTCCCCCTATACCGTGGACCGGCAAAAAAAGGTCATGAGCGGCAAGGCCACTGACACGGTGAACAACTTCTGCGTGGCCCTGCCCTCCAACTGGCCGCGCTGCACCTCCTGCCACGCCGGGTACGGGTGGGAGGATGAGACCTTTGACTTCACGGACATGACCCGGGTGGATTGCCTGGTCTGCCACGACACCACGGACAGCTACGTCAAAGCGCCGCCCAAGGCCGGGATGCCCGCGCCCGAAGTGGACCTCAAATACGTGGCCCAGCGGGTGGGGCAAACCAACCGCAACACCTGCGGCAACTGCCACTTCCAGGGCGGCGGCGGCGACGCCGTGAAGCACGCGGACATGTGCGCGGTGCTGCGTTACCCCAGCCGTAACTGCGACGTCCACATGGGCGGGTACGACTTCACCTGCACCCAATGCCACGAAGCCGTAAACCATAAAATCAAGGGACGCAGCACCTCCCTGCCCGTGGCCGAAGGCTCGCGCACCTGCGAGGACTGCCACAGCGACAAGCCGCACTACGGCGACGACATGCTCGACTACCACCTGAACAAGCATTGCGACACCGTGGCCTGCAATACCTGCCACTCGCCGGCCTACTCCAAGTGCACCGCCACCAAGACCTGGTGGGACTGGTCCCTGGCCGGAGACAAAGACAGAACGCCCGTGAAGGATAAGTACGGCATGCCCGACTACTTCTGGAAAAAGGGCGAATTCGAGTGGAAGGAATCCAAAAAGCCCGTGTACGCCTGGTACAACGGCTACATGGAACGGCTGCTGCTCGGCGACGCCATCAATCCGGACGCCGTGGGCATCCGGCCGGGCGATCCCATGCCGGACAAGGCCGCGAAAAAGCAAATGGTCGTCACGGACATCACGGCTCCGGTCGGCTCCATCAAGGATCCCTCGTCCAAGATCTACCCCTTCAAGGTCATGGACGGCATCCAGCCCGCCGATGCCAAGCACCGCTACCTGCTGGTGCCGCACCTCTTCCCTGTTACGCCGGACGATCCGACCGCGTATTGGAAGAACCGGGATTGGCAGAAGGCGTTCACCGAAGGCATGAAGGCCGCCGGCCTGCCCTACAGCGGGGAATACATGTGGGTGCGCACCAATATGTATTGGGGCATTCACCACGAGGTGACCCCCAAGGAAATGGCGCTCTCCTGCGTACAGTGCCACGAAAGCCTGAAGGGTGAACAGACCTGCGACCGCTGCCATCAGGATCACCGCGACGTGGACTTCAAGAAGCTGGCCCACCGGGGAACCGACTTCAGCTTCATGCTCTCCCAGGGGCGGGACGTGGCCGACCTCGTAGACAGCACCGACTACATCGACTTCAAGGCGCTGGGCTACAAGGGCGATCCCATCCTGCACGGCGGACGCTTTACCAAGCTCCCTCTTGGCCGCACCACCCCATAA
- a CDS encoding glycosyltransferase, which produces MSGESSFRIDLHVHSRHSTRPSQWLLQKIGCPESFTEPRLIYEVCKGMGMGLVTITDHNTLAGSLEIAHLPDAFVSEEITTYFPEDKCKLHVLAYDITEEQHQDITRLRPDVFELVPWLREHNIPHVLAHPLFAVNDRLTPEHFEQCLLLFNNFELNGTRDVMQNQVLRDIVGSLSRYDLERLADKHGLEPYGEAPWKKGLTGGSDDHSSLNIGRFHTAFDGPATLENLKQRIRLRSGRPEGTPATPQTMAHNLYGIAYQFYKQRIGSHSSETRHVCFRFADNALDPRHSAEPGMFAGLRRLVSRGKTAYWSRFARGRNAKDMMLAEATDLILHDKRFSDLADGQVKDVPELEAEWSRFVNRAAGRILHQFAERTMQTVTNGQFFDIFHTLGSAGSFYALLAPYFVSYDLFSRERRFCDEVLKTFDRRPKRPRAQGLKVAHFTDTFDEVNGVARTIRQQLSLVGRHNKQMHVVTCGQGRDECGVRSFEPVGSMSIPEYPEIKLYYPPLLDMLTYCFEQDFDFILAATPGPVGMAALAVSKILKLPFHGTYHTAFPQYVGSLTDDQVLEDAAWRFMVWFYNQMSVVYAPSHAVREELAEKGIDPEKIIVYPRGVDTKRFHPSKRNGFFSKRDMGSGIKFLYVGRVSREKDLHVLCRAFRTVHAQRPGTELVIVGDGPYLEEMRRELRGLPAHFTGVLEGEELAQAYASADIFVFPSATDTFGNVVLEAQASGLPAIVSDLGGPQENIRPDQTGMICKAGNPDAFARSMLGLIDYPERRTYMAKNARQSMEQRTFDATFLKTWEIFGESVRSGRYS; this is translated from the coding sequence ATGTCCGGCGAATCATCCTTTCGCATTGATCTGCACGTCCACTCCAGGCACTCCACCCGGCCCTCGCAATGGCTCCTGCAAAAAATCGGTTGCCCCGAGAGCTTCACGGAGCCGCGTCTCATCTATGAAGTCTGCAAGGGCATGGGCATGGGGCTGGTCACGATAACGGACCACAACACCCTGGCCGGGAGTCTGGAAATCGCGCATTTGCCGGATGCCTTTGTTTCCGAGGAGATCACCACGTATTTCCCGGAAGATAAATGCAAGTTGCATGTGCTGGCCTACGACATCACCGAGGAGCAACATCAGGACATCACCCGGTTGCGGCCCGATGTGTTCGAGCTGGTGCCCTGGCTGCGGGAACATAACATTCCGCACGTCCTGGCTCATCCGCTCTTTGCCGTGAACGACCGGCTCACCCCGGAACATTTTGAACAATGTCTGTTGCTGTTCAACAATTTTGAGCTGAACGGCACCCGGGACGTCATGCAAAATCAGGTGCTGCGCGACATCGTCGGCTCTCTGAGCCGATACGACCTGGAACGCCTGGCCGATAAACACGGCTTGGAGCCGTACGGCGAAGCACCATGGAAAAAAGGACTCACGGGCGGATCCGATGACCACTCCTCCCTGAACATCGGGCGGTTCCACACCGCGTTCGACGGTCCCGCCACGCTGGAGAACCTCAAGCAACGCATCCGGCTGCGTTCCGGGCGTCCCGAGGGAACTCCGGCCACCCCGCAAACCATGGCCCACAATCTCTACGGCATTGCCTATCAATTCTACAAGCAGCGCATCGGCTCCCACTCTTCGGAAACCCGGCATGTCTGCTTTCGTTTTGCGGACAACGCCCTGGATCCGCGCCACAGCGCCGAGCCGGGCATGTTCGCAGGACTGCGGCGGCTGGTCAGTCGAGGCAAGACCGCCTACTGGAGCCGTTTTGCCCGGGGGCGCAATGCCAAGGACATGATGCTTGCCGAGGCCACGGATTTGATCCTGCACGACAAACGCTTTTCCGATCTCGCCGATGGACAGGTCAAGGACGTGCCGGAGCTGGAAGCCGAATGGTCCCGGTTCGTGAATCGGGCTGCCGGGCGGATTCTGCATCAATTTGCCGAGCGCACCATGCAGACCGTGACCAACGGACAGTTTTTCGATATTTTTCACACCCTTGGTTCCGCAGGATCGTTCTACGCCCTGCTTGCGCCCTATTTCGTGAGCTATGACCTCTTTTCCCGGGAGCGCCGTTTTTGCGACGAGGTGCTCAAGACATTTGACCGCCGTCCAAAACGGCCACGCGCTCAGGGGCTTAAGGTCGCGCATTTCACCGACACGTTCGACGAGGTCAACGGCGTGGCGCGCACCATCCGGCAGCAACTCTCCCTGGTCGGCCGCCACAACAAACAAATGCACGTGGTTACCTGCGGTCAGGGACGCGACGAATGCGGCGTGCGGAGTTTTGAGCCGGTGGGGAGCATGAGCATCCCGGAATACCCGGAAATCAAGCTCTACTATCCGCCCCTGCTGGACATGCTGACCTATTGTTTTGAACAGGACTTCGACTTCATCCTTGCGGCCACGCCCGGCCCGGTGGGTATGGCGGCCCTGGCCGTGTCCAAAATTCTCAAACTGCCCTTCCACGGCACCTACCACACTGCATTTCCGCAATACGTCGGTTCGCTTACGGATGACCAGGTGTTGGAAGATGCGGCCTGGCGGTTCATGGTCTGGTTTTATAACCAGATGAGCGTTGTCTACGCGCCGTCGCACGCCGTGCGGGAGGAACTGGCCGAAAAAGGGATCGATCCGGAAAAAATCATCGTCTACCCCAGAGGCGTGGACACCAAACGATTCCATCCCTCCAAGCGGAACGGATTTTTCTCCAAGCGGGACATGGGGTCCGGCATCAAGTTTCTCTATGTGGGCCGTGTTTCGCGGGAAAAAGATCTGCACGTGCTTTGCCGGGCCTTTCGTACCGTACATGCCCAGCGCCCAGGAACCGAACTCGTCATCGTGGGCGACGGACCGTACCTGGAAGAAATGCGTCGGGAATTGCGCGGCCTTCCGGCCCATTTTACCGGAGTGCTGGAAGGGGAAGAACTGGCCCAGGCTTATGCCAGTGCGGATATTTTCGTGTTTCCCTCGGCCACGGACACCTTCGGCAACGTGGTGCTGGAAGCCCAGGCCTCGGGACTGCCCGCCATTGTATCCGACCTGGGAGGACCGCAGGAAAACATCCGCCCGGACCAAACCGGTATGATCTGCAAAGCCGGCAATCCGGATGCCTTTGCCAGATCCATGCTCGGACTCATCGATTATCCGGAACGTCGGACCTACATGGCGAAAAATGCGCGCCAATCCATGGAACAACGGACGTTTGACGCCACTTTTCTGAAAACATGGGAAATCTTTGGCGAATCCGTGCGCTCCGGGCGGTACTCGTAA
- a CDS encoding TraR/DksA family transcriptional regulator, which yields MTTKYKQEIRRHLEQQLKLLQQESNQAVALENCADSTDYATLLTQHTMEMALSARRTRQAEALERALKRLDLDDDFGICLECGQDIGLPRIKANPATELCVHCQAEAERSLPACA from the coding sequence ATGACGACGAAGTACAAACAGGAAATTCGACGCCACTTGGAACAGCAATTGAAATTGTTGCAGCAGGAGTCCAACCAGGCAGTCGCTCTGGAGAACTGCGCCGACAGTACGGACTATGCCACCCTCCTGACCCAGCACACCATGGAAATGGCTCTCAGCGCCCGCCGGACCCGCCAGGCAGAGGCCTTGGAGCGGGCGCTCAAGCGGCTGGATCTGGACGACGATTTCGGCATCTGTCTGGAATGCGGCCAGGACATCGGCCTGCCCCGCATCAAGGCCAATCCCGCCACGGAACTGTGCGTCCATTGTCAGGCCGAGGCCGAACGAAGCCTGCCGGCCTGCGCCTGA
- a CDS encoding DMT family transporter, which translates to MKAAYHCRMKSMYILIAMVAGFLVPMQAGINVRLKQAVGDAAASALVSFAVGTVVLALWCVFTRPIVRDVLAARGPWWMWTGGLFGAFFVAATILLAEKVGAGAMLAWIIASQLMGGLILDHFGAFGFAVREISPIRVFGVGLLVLGAVIVQRF; encoded by the coding sequence GTGAAAGCGGCGTATCACTGCCGCATGAAAAGCATGTACATTCTCATCGCCATGGTGGCGGGCTTTTTGGTGCCCATGCAGGCAGGCATCAATGTTCGCCTGAAACAGGCCGTTGGCGACGCCGCCGCGTCCGCCCTGGTCTCCTTTGCTGTGGGTACGGTAGTGCTGGCGTTGTGGTGCGTATTCACGCGGCCCATAGTGCGGGACGTACTCGCGGCCCGCGGACCGTGGTGGATGTGGACCGGCGGACTTTTCGGCGCGTTTTTCGTGGCCGCCACCATTTTGCTGGCCGAAAAGGTCGGGGCCGGGGCCATGCTCGCCTGGATCATCGCCAGCCAGCTCATGGGCGGATTGATCCTGGACCATTTCGGGGCGTTCGGTTTTGCCGTGCGTGAAATCAGCCCCATCCGCGTGTTCGGGGTCGGCCTTCTGGTGCTCGGCGCGGTGATCGTACAACGCTTTTAA
- a CDS encoding UbiA-like polyprenyltransferase, with the protein MAFWNDFKATCRMIKIEHSVFALPFAYMGLFLASAGRPGVGEFLALTVAMVAVRSFAMTMNRLLDMDIDAKNPRTSGRPLITGELSRAFAWKFAAGCAVVFVLACAMLNWLCLMLSVPALLWSAFYSLTKRFTHWCHFALGSVLGLAPVAGWLAHDPTLTLPASLFFCGVTFWVAGFDLLYAAQDETFDREQGLRSIPARFGLNAALLVSSLSHVMAALCFLLGGWAAGLGGIYFLVAGAVSVVLLWEHRLLSAEDMSRVNTAFFTLNGVIAVGLFAGVLLDLYL; encoded by the coding sequence ATGGCTTTTTGGAATGATTTCAAGGCTACCTGCCGGATGATCAAGATCGAACATTCCGTGTTTGCTCTGCCCTTCGCCTATATGGGCCTGTTTCTGGCCTCTGCCGGACGACCCGGGGTGGGGGAATTCCTGGCCCTGACCGTGGCCATGGTTGCGGTGCGGTCCTTTGCCATGACCATGAACCGCTTGCTGGACATGGATATTGACGCCAAAAATCCGCGTACCAGCGGCCGCCCTCTGATTACGGGAGAACTGAGCCGGGCCTTTGCCTGGAAATTCGCGGCAGGTTGCGCTGTGGTCTTCGTGCTGGCCTGCGCCATGCTGAACTGGCTCTGCCTGATGCTCTCGGTTCCCGCGCTGCTCTGGTCCGCATTCTACAGCCTGACCAAGCGCTTCACCCATTGGTGCCATTTTGCACTGGGTTCGGTGCTGGGCCTGGCTCCGGTGGCGGGCTGGCTGGCGCATGATCCCACCCTGACCCTGCCCGCGAGCCTGTTCTTCTGCGGCGTTACCTTCTGGGTGGCCGGGTTCGATCTGCTCTATGCGGCCCAGGATGAGACGTTCGACCGGGAACAGGGACTGCGCTCCATTCCGGCCCGGTTCGGGCTGAATGCTGCGCTGCTGGTGTCTTCCCTTTCGCACGTCATGGCGGCGTTGTGCTTTTTGCTAGGCGGCTGGGCAGCCGGACTGGGCGGCATATATTTTCTGGTAGCGGGTGCGGTTTCCGTGGTACTGCTTTGGGAGCATCGGTTGCTCAGCGCCGAGGACATGAGCCGGGTGAACACGGCCTTTTTCACGCTCAACGGTGTCATTGCCGTGGGGCTGTTCGCGGGCGTGCTGCTGGATCTGTACCTCTGA